A stretch of DNA from Leptospiraceae bacterium:
TTTTGATTCGTTACAGTTGTTGTGACTTGAAATCTTGCAGGTTGAATACCCTGTATTTTCAGCTCTTTCATGAGTCTTTTTACTCTTCTTTTCCCTATAAAATTTTCCTGTTGATGTAGCTCTTTTACAATTCTCCTCGCTCCATAAACTTTTTCGTTCTCTTCGTAAATATTCAATATCTTTCGTTTCAGAATTCCATCTTGAAATTTTCTTTCAGAAGAATTGGCTCTCCGCTTCTTGTAATAGTTACTGGGTGATATTCCTAAAACCCTGCACATTCTCTCTACCGTATATTCCTTACGGTTTTCATTTATCACAGATACTATTATTTCTGTAGTTTTGAGAGAACGGCCATAGCCTTTTTTAAGATATCACGTTCCATCTTTGCTTCGGACAATTCATACTGAAGCTGTTGGATTTCAATATCTTTGGGATCGATTTTCTTTTCCATTATATCACCTTTCTTGAATTGTAAATTCTTTCTCCAATGATACAAAAGATCTTTTCGTATTCCTAAATTGGAAGCAATTTCTTTTGCTGATTTGCCGGATGAAATAAAATGATTTACTGCATCCTTTTTGAATTCCTCTGTATATGTTTCCCTTGTTTTTGGTCCCTTGGTCATTTTTATCCTCTTTTAAAGGCTAAAATTTCTACACTTTTTCGGGTACAGTTCA
This window harbors:
- a CDS encoding IS3 family transposase (programmed frameshift), which gives rise to MTKGPKTRETYTEEFKKDAVNHFISSGKSAKEIASNLGIRKDLLYHWRKNLQFKKGDIMEKKIDPKDIEIQQLQYELSEAKMERDILKKAMAGSLKTTEIIVSVINENRKEYTVERMCRVLGISPSNYYKKRRANSSERKFQDGILKRKILNIYEENEKVYGARRIVKELHQQENFIGKRRVKRLMKELKIQGIQPARFQVTTTVTNQNLPVSPNLLDRNFFAYAPNKVWVSDITYIKIKNGFYYLCVIVDLYSRKVVGWSLKNHMKKELVIDALRSAIRKRKPASGLIFHSDRGSQYQSNLFRKILFWNGFESSMSRKGDCWDNAVAESFFKTIKTELIYRNKFENYEELRKDVFKYIEVFYNRKRLHSFIGYQSPSKFEEKFVA